A genomic segment from Candidatus Omnitrophota bacterium encodes:
- a CDS encoding radical SAM protein, which produces MSENGSSRKTEGLWSIVLVELTNLCNFSCEFCPSDSMDRPKTMMPRELWRKVLIELGEKKMTRTVFFHLMGEPLLHKDVFEAIRFANAKGLSVSFYTNGALLDEEVSEKLLGSLQKGRVVLSMQDITPDEFSRRSHGALSWKGYLDRLKRFVVKAESRGKNVQVHCLADLRHNLPDIISEADRIQKVYDRWHELLNGENKQRINIFDPAREYPLGKTTTFFVKHKGNWDNKLIGSEMVVRPSERGSCDLVTDTFAVLADGTCTYCCCDYEGELDLGNAMDDSLEDIYYGEKATRIRQKAKEGRFIEDRCKICRGTVVYKKTGKPVPTRSLVSEYYFFLDHFKRYGFLSSLRKIMDNIRRRLGK; this is translated from the coding sequence ATGTCTGAGAACGGCTCTTCGCGGAAGACAGAAGGCCTTTGGTCGATAGTACTGGTGGAACTTACCAACCTGTGCAACTTCAGCTGCGAGTTCTGCCCGAGCGACAGCATGGATAGACCCAAGACCATGATGCCGCGCGAACTGTGGCGGAAGGTCCTGATCGAACTGGGAGAGAAGAAAATGACCCGGACGGTCTTTTTTCACCTCATGGGAGAGCCTTTATTGCATAAGGATGTTTTTGAAGCGATCCGTTTCGCCAACGCGAAAGGGTTATCGGTCAGTTTTTACACCAACGGTGCTTTATTGGACGAGGAGGTCTCCGAAAAACTTCTAGGTTCGCTGCAAAAAGGCCGCGTGGTCCTCAGCATGCAGGATATAACACCAGATGAGTTTTCGAGAAGATCTCACGGGGCGCTTTCATGGAAGGGATACCTGGACAGGCTCAAGCGATTCGTGGTCAAGGCCGAATCCCGGGGAAAGAATGTTCAAGTCCATTGTCTGGCGGATCTGAGGCATAATCTTCCGGACATCATAAGTGAGGCCGATCGCATTCAGAAGGTTTATGACCGGTGGCATGAACTTTTAAATGGCGAAAACAAGCAGAGGATAAACATATTCGATCCCGCCAGGGAATACCCTCTGGGCAAGACGACTACCTTTTTCGTCAAGCACAAAGGCAACTGGGATAACAAGCTCATCGGCAGCGAAATGGTGGTCAGGCCCAGTGAAAGGGGCAGCTGCGACCTTGTAACGGACACTTTTGCCGTGCTTGCCGACGGAACATGCACCTACTGCTGTTGTGATTATGAAGGGGAACTGGACCTGGGTAACGCCATGGATGATTCGCTTGAGGATATCTATTACGGGGAGAAGGCGACCAGGATACGCCAGAAGGCCAAGGAAGGGCGGTTCATAGAAGACAGGTGCAAAATATGCAGGGGCACGGTCGTTTATAAAAAGACCGGCAAGCCCGTACCTACGAGGAGTCTCGTCTCGGAATATTATTTTTTCCTGGATCACTTTAAAAGGTACGGTTTCTTAAGTTCACTTCGCAAGATAAT